TGCGCAAGGGAGGCCACGAATGACGCGCGCGTGGTGGTTGCGCCTGCTGGTGACGAGCGCGCTGACGATGTTGACCGCCACGCCGGCGGTGGCGCAGCGAGGCGGTGGGCGCGGGCGTGGCATCACCATCGAGCCGAACGTGCCGTATGATGGCCGGCTGACGTGGGTGCGCATTCGGTACGACATGGGCGACAACGGCGGCTTCGGCTTCCGTGGCGCGCCGCCCTGGACGCACGACTATCCGCGCGGCGAACGGCACTTCATGAAGATCATCAGCGAGCTCTCCACGACGCGCACCCGCACGTTGGAGAGCAATATCCTCACGCTCGATGATCCGCAGCTGGGCAAGTTCCCCATCGCGCTGATGGCCGAGCCCGGTTTCTGGCGCCCGAGTGATGCCGAAGTGCTCGGCCTCCGGAACTACCTGCTCAAGGGCGGCTTCATCATCTACGACGACTTCACGCCGCGGGACTGGCTCAACCTCACGGCGCAGATGTCCAAGGTGTTCCCATCGTTGCGCCCGGTGCTGATGACGGTGGACCATCCGATCTTCGATGCGTTCTATCGCATCAAGTCGCTGAATTACCAGCATCCGTATTACGGCGGTGCGTCATCGTGGTACGGATGGTTTGAAGACAACGATCCCAGCAAGCGGCTGCTGGCAATCGCCGACTACAACAACGACATCTCCGAGTACTGGGAGTTCTCGGACACGGGGATGTTTCCGATCGACCTGTCGAACGACGCGTACAAGATCGGCGTGAATTACGTCATCTACGCGCTCACCCGCCGTTGAGCACCCTTTCCCCCTCCGCCGAGGCTCCGCGTGACTGCACCTGCCGTTGATCTGGACCGACTCGACGACGCCGCCCTGGCCGATCGCCTGCAGGGCGCCGGCCAGCGCATTGCCAGCGAACTCCGCAAGGTGATCGTGGGCCAGGATCTGGTTGTCGAACAGGCGCTCATTGCGCTCTTTGCCGGCGGCAACTGTCTGCTGGTGGGTGTGCCGGGCCTCGCCAAGACGCTCCTGATCTCGACGCTCGCGCGGGCCCTCGATCTCAAGTTCTCGCGCATCCAGTTCACGCCCGATCTCATGCCGAGCGATGTGACCGGCACCGACGTGATTCAGGATGATCCGGCCACCGGTCAGCGACGGCTCGCCTTCATGCCCGGCCCGGTATTCGCCAACGTGCTGCTCGCGGACGAGATCAACCGCACGCCGCCCAAGACGCAGGCCGCCCTGCTCGAAGCCATGCAGGAACGCCGCGTGACGGTGCAAGGGCGCACGTACGAACTGGACAAACCGTTCTTCGTGTTCGCCACGCAGAACCCCATCGAGCTGGAGGGCACCTACCCTCTCCCCGAAGCGCAGCTCGACCGCTTCATGCTCGAGGTGATGCTGGACTATCTCCCCGAGGAGGATGAAGTCGCGGTGGTGAAGGCGACCACCGCGCTGCCGCCCGAAGCCGTGCAGCCGGCGGTGAGCAAGGAGGAGATTCTCGCCTATCAGCGCGTGGTGCGTCGCCTCCCGATCGCCGATGCGGTCGTGCGCTACGCCGTGGCGCTGGTACGCGCGTCGCGCCCGGGCCCCGGTTCGCCGGACTATGTGAAGCAGTGGGTGAGCTACGGCGCCTCAGTGCGCGCGGCGCAGGCGCTCGTGCTGGGCGCGAAGGCGCGGGCGCTCCTGCAGGGGCGCGCCAGCGCCAGCTTCGACGATGTCAAGGCGCTCGCGCGGCCGGTGCTGCGGCATCGTGTACTCGTGAACTTCCAGGCGCAGTCGGAGAAGGTGACCACTGATGCGCTGGTCGCCAAGCTGCTCGACTCCGTGGCCGTGCCCCGTTCCTCGCTCTGAGTCCATTCGTGGCCGTCGCCCCCGCTGCCTTCCTCGATCCGGCCCTGCTGGCCAAGCTCTCCGACCTCGCGCTCCTGGCGCGCACGGTCGTGGATGGCTTCATGCATGGGCAGCATCGGTCGTTGCGCAAAGGTTCGTCGCTCGACTTTGCCGAGCATCGCTCGTATCAGCCGGGTGATGACCTGCGGCGCATCGACTGGCGCGTGTACGGCCGCACCGATCGATTCTACATCAAGGAGTACGACGCCGACACCAATGCGAGTGTCCTCTTCGCGCTGGACACGTCGGGCTCCATGGATTTCGGCAGCGGCGCGGTGACCAAGTTCGCCTATGGCCGCATGCTGACGGCGTCGCTCGCCTGGCTCTCACAGAGTCAGGGGGACCGCGTGGGGCTCGCCACGTTCACGCAGGATCTGCAGGAGGTCATCCCGCCCAGCGTGCGGCATCTGCAGCGCATGCTGCATGCGCTGGCCACCACGACGCCCGGGGGCACGAGCCAACTCATCACCAGCATCGAGAAGATCGGCCTGCTCAATGCGCGGGCGGGCATTCTGGTGCTCGTGACCGACTGCTACGAGCGCCCCGAGCTGATCGGGCGCGCCGTGGACTCGCTGCGCATGCAGGGACACGACGTGATCGTCTTTCAGCTGGTCGATCCCGCGGAGCGCGACCTGCCCGGCGACGAAGACACCACGTACGAAGACGCCGAGACGGGCCACCTGCTGCCGCTCAAGCCCGGGGACCTGCGCAAGAAGTATCAGGCGCTCGTCGAGGAGCACCTGACCACGCTGCAAAGCCGACTGGTCGCGGCGGGCG
The DNA window shown above is from Gemmatimonadaceae bacterium and carries:
- a CDS encoding MoxR family ATPase; amino-acid sequence: MDRLDDAALADRLQGAGQRIASELRKVIVGQDLVVEQALIALFAGGNCLLVGVPGLAKTLLISTLARALDLKFSRIQFTPDLMPSDVTGTDVIQDDPATGQRRLAFMPGPVFANVLLADEINRTPPKTQAALLEAMQERRVTVQGRTYELDKPFFVFATQNPIELEGTYPLPEAQLDRFMLEVMLDYLPEEDEVAVVKATTALPPEAVQPAVSKEEILAYQRVVRRLPIADAVVRYAVALVRASRPGPGSPDYVKQWVSYGASVRAAQALVLGAKARALLQGRASASFDDVKALARPVLRHRVLVNFQAQSEKVTTDALVAKLLDSVAVPRSSL
- a CDS encoding DUF58 domain-containing protein, whose protein sequence is MAVAPAAFLDPALLAKLSDLALLARTVVDGFMHGQHRSLRKGSSLDFAEHRSYQPGDDLRRIDWRVYGRTDRFYIKEYDADTNASVLFALDTSGSMDFGSGAVTKFAYGRMLTASLAWLSQSQGDRVGLATFTQDLQEVIPPSVRHLQRMLHALATTTPGGTSQLITSIEKIGLLNARAGILVLVTDCYERPELIGRAVDSLRMQGHDVIVFQLVDPAERDLPGDEDTTYEDAETGHLLPLKPGDLRKKYQALVEEHLTTLQSRLVAAGADYVRLFTNEPLDRALHAYLDARLSRSRVR
- a CDS encoding DUF4159 domain-containing protein yields the protein MTRAWWLRLLVTSALTMLTATPAVAQRGGGRGRGITIEPNVPYDGRLTWVRIRYDMGDNGGFGFRGAPPWTHDYPRGERHFMKIISELSTTRTRTLESNILTLDDPQLGKFPIALMAEPGFWRPSDAEVLGLRNYLLKGGFIIYDDFTPRDWLNLTAQMSKVFPSLRPVLMTVDHPIFDAFYRIKSLNYQHPYYGGASSWYGWFEDNDPSKRLLAIADYNNDISEYWEFSDTGMFPIDLSNDAYKIGVNYVIYALTRR